The Loxodonta africana isolate mLoxAfr1 chromosome 18, mLoxAfr1.hap2, whole genome shotgun sequence genome includes the window TATTCGTAGAAGGAATAAATATGGGTCTTTCAGGAGGAGAGAATTAGCAAGAGGAATGATGATGAGTGGTGAGTATCTGGGAAGTCCAAAGCAGAGACCATAGAAGTtgagaagaaataatgaaaagtaGACAGTACAGTTCAGCACCAGAGTGTTATTAGAAAATAAGAATAAACATACTCTGTTTTTTTGAGTTATTCACAATTTGCTGGTGCTTAATTCAGGATGGATCCCAAATCAGCACTTTTATTGCAGACCACTGGGGTACTTGTCCTAGAGGCAGAAGGAATGGCATATGCAAAATTAGACAGGTGGAGAGCTTCCTGAGATGACTGAGGTCAGAGAGATAAGCAGCTACGTGATCATAAAAGGTCTTAATAAAACATGAAAACgattttaatgttattttatatGCAGTAGGGAGTTGTTTGGAAATTTAGGAGCAAAAGAATCACAAGATCATACCTGTTAGATTAGTTCAGTGACCAGAatgtggagaatggattggaaGAGGGCAACCAGGTAGAAAGGCATTGCAGTAATCTAGGTTCACTCGTTAAGTGTATATACACTGAGCACCAACTGCAAACCAGGCCCTGTGAATGAGGAGGACATGATCCCTGCCCCATTAAAGTTTAGAGAATATTGGTGAGAagtaacagtggttaagtgacagTGGCTTAAAGCACGGCAGTAGGAATGAAGTTCAGGACCTGTGAACTTGTATTACTACAGTAGCTTTTCCACCTGGTCACCCTGTTTCCAGGCTGCCCCCTTCCAGTCCATTCTGTGCATAACGGGTATGGtcttgccactcctgctcctaAATTTTCAAATGACTGTACTGCTTTTAGGATAGCACTAAAGGAAATTTACTGGGTAGAATTCCCAGGATTTGTTGACTGATGTGAGGTAGAAGAAGGCATCCAGATGAGGAAGCATCCCTGAATCCGCCTGTGTGCCTGGTCAGGAAAGATTAAGACCATCAGTAGAATGCTTTCTATTCCTAACCTGAACAGTTTAGTTGATGATGGTAATTTACATTTACTTGTGGAATCCTAAATTTGTATTGGTCATTGTTGAGATAGAGACAGCATTGTACCTTAAGACGGAATTTGCAAGACAAGCAGAAGAGAGGAGGTATCTGGGAACTAGTTTTCCGACCATGAAGCTTTCCCAGGATTTCTAGCCCATGCCATTCTCCCTTTCCTGGACTGCTATTTTATCTGTGGTTAGTACCACATGATttaattcttgatttttttcctaaaacgCCCTAAAGACAGGAATCAAGGTTTCCTACTTTTTcattattcatctgtaaaatgatatgCTTCAGGTACTGCTTAGGAAGTATTTGCTAATGGTAATAGCGAACATTTATCAAGCATTCAATGTGTGTCAAGCAGTGCTAAACACCAGGAGGTTAGCatctctattttacaaatgaagaaactaagtcatagagaaattaaataatatgTAAGATGATCGTGGGCAAATAGCAAAGCAAGCTTGCAGGCTCAAGACTGCCTTGACACAAAAGTCAGTGCTTTCAAACAGTATGTTCTGCTTCTCAGTGTTTAAATATTAGTGAAAATTGAGAAAACAGTTACAAGGTCAGAGGATGAAGTTCAAGAtggagaagaaggaacagtattATGTTGTCTCCTCTTTTTGCTTTGCAGATTGGTTTACCATAACCTTTTCAGAGACCCTCTCAACTGGTCAAAGAATGGGAAGGCCTTTCCTGAGGGCCCCCTGGGAGCCTTGAGAGCCTTGTGCAGGAGGACAGATCCTGGTCCTGTCACCGTCGCTCTTGATTCACTCAGCTGGCTGCTGCTTCACCTGCCGTGCACCATACTGTGCCAGACCCTGCATGCTCTGAGCCATCGGAGTTCCTGCCCTGGTGAGACCCCTCCTTCCCCTTCTGCTgcgaccctaaaaaaaaaagtcacacctCTCCAGTTGTTCAAATGTAGACCTGATAAAGGTGCCACTCTGACTTTGGTTCTTCAGTAGCTCCTTGTGGCCTTCAGAACGGTATTGATACTTTAATCATCTGGTCTTTGCTTACTTCCCAGCCTCGTCTCATACACATTGTACGGCTTTTTTCTCTCTAATCTTTTTCTGTAGTTTTCGACTTTGCCGTAATGACATCAGCCGatagtttgttgtttttttttatttttgttttcaagtTCCTGTCTATTCATTCATTTCGTTCATTCAATGAACATTAAATACATACAATGTGTTGGGTATGATTCTAGATAATGGGAAAATAAAGATTAACTTTGTAGTCAGGTCCTTACCTTCCAGGAGCTCAAAgtcccataaagaatacagacaAGTAAATAGGCAGATACAAGATAGTCTGATAAGGGCCATGATGATAAAGACATACACAGGGTACCTCAAGGAAAGCATTGCTTTGAAGGGTTAGCCAGGAAAGTTTGCCCTGGGCAGAGACATCGGGaacagccctgatgcacatccTGGGTCAGAGAGTATTACGTTCTTTGATCTCTCAGTATTTTAGTTTGGTCTGTAAAGTGGGAGTGATAATattagaaatcaaaggacgtgttgcattgggaagtctgttgcaaaagacctctttaaagtgttaaaaaaacaaaaatgtgactttgaggactaaggtgcaccttacccaagccatgatattttcagttgcctcatatgcgtgcaaaagctgcacattggaaaaggacatccagagaagaattgacacctccgAATTAGAATGTTGACGAAGAATGTCgaacataccacagactgccagaaggatgaacaaatctgtcctgaaagaagtgtggccagaatgctccttagaagtgatgatggtGAGATTTTTGTCTCACAGATTTTGGACATATTtccaggagggaccattccctggagaaggacatcatgcttgctagagTAGaaagtcagtaaaaaagagggagaccattgacgagatggattgacgtagtggctgcaacagttggctcaaatatagcaacagccgtgaggatggtgcaggaccaggcagtgttttcttctgttgtgagcagggccgctatgagtcagaactgatttgatggcaccagGATGAGCTACTTGAAATTGCTGTGTTTGTAGGTCCAAAAGGGTCAAATGTTACCAATTTCGTACGGTTCAACCTAAAAATGCTGACCTTAACGTGGATTAAAATGCTTTATTAAAGTGCAGTGCCTAGCACTGTAGGTGCTCCAGAAAAGGGAGGAAATCAAAGACAACCACTGAGATGTTGACAAGTTGCAAAAACTGTAAGTCATTTAGTGTGGAAGAGATGAGGCTGGAAAGTAAGCAGAGACCAGATGATGAAAGTGTTAATGCCATCCTGAAAGCCAGGAGGCGCTAGTGAGGAGTTGAAGTCCAGTAGTGCCTTGATCAGATTTACATTTGAACAAGGATGTATATTAAAGGAGGGCTGAACAAGGCTCAGAGAAAGGCAGTGAACTTGGCCAAAGTAGGTCAAGGATTGTGGCAGAGCTGCAATGGaatccctttcttctcttttttattttataccaAGCCGTACATTTCTTGTCCCTTTTCAGACAGCAGCTCCTCAATGGAGCGGGTGCGTGTGCTGGGCCTGCTGCATGAAGAGCTTCACGGCCCAGGCCCTGTGGGGGCACTGAGCAGCCTTGCTCAGGTAGAGGTGACCCTGAGTGGTATGCTGAGCCAGACCTCAGCCAACATCCTCTACCGAAGGCCCCGACAGCGCCCAACTCACCAGGTCAGGAGAAGCAACGGGAGGGCTGGAGGTTGGGGTCAGAGAAGGGGGAGGCGTGGTAGGAAGAGCAACAAGAAAGCTGATATGATTGAGCATTTTCCCGTGCTTTCCACCATTTGTCTCATTTTATCTTCACAGCTATTACGGGAGGCAGATTGTTTATTAGCCACATGGGAAAACAAGTCGAGGGAGGTGGGAATTGAAGTTACTTTCCTAAGGTTATGGAGAGTAAGTGTAagagccaggacttgaactcAGGATTGCTGACTCAGAGACTGAGCTTAAACATGGAAAGATAATGGCCTCCCAGGAAATGGTAAAGGACAAAAGACTGAAGTGGGTTACTAGGGGGAAGAAGGGACAAGTCCATGTGGAGAGGCTTGAAGGAGGGACTCAAATTTGAGGCAAAGGCTGAAAGCAGCCAGCTACACAGTGATTGGGGCCTGGGGGGTTAGATCCTGAGTTGTTCTCTGGTTTATTCACCAaggttgaaaaaaatttttttaactactGCTTCTTTCTTCTCCCCAGACTCAGTGCTTCTCCATCCTGCCAGATTTCAGCCTGAATCTCCAGGGGATGTCCACCCTAGAGTCTCAGCCCCACCCAGACCCTCCTACCACCCAGGTACCTAAGAGGGGCAGAACAAGGGAATGAATGAAGCTTGGGGTTTGGTGAAAGGAGAGGGAAGACTTTGGGGAAGGGGCTGGGATTCCAGGGATGGGTCAGAGTGGCAGCATCCTTTGTACCCACAGGCGGATCCCACGGCTCACTTAACCTTTAACCTTCGCCTGTCggagaaggaaaaagaagccAAAGATAGCCTGACCCTGCCTTTCCAGTTCAGCTCTGAAAAGTAAGGTTGGGGCCTAAGTGCCCAGGTTCCTGAGTTGAGCCCAGCATCTGGGCCAGAAAGAGGTGGGGTGACTGCAGGTTATTGGTTAACCTCCCAGACTCTTTATAGGGGCTGAAGTCCACCTCCAGAGACAAATCCAGGGCGTGGTTTTCTACCCACCCATACCCTCACCATGGCAAAGGGCCTGTAtgtatcttttctctcttttagaGTGTTGGGTCCCAGCTCTACAATTGTCTGCAGAGCAACCTGGGCCTGGGCTGAGTCAAAGCAGACCAGACCCAGAGGAGGCGACCCTATCTCCAGGCAACAGTGCTAGGAAGACAGGAAGCTAGATGGGTGTGGCAGTTTAACAAGGGCTTCTAAACGCCTGCTGTTCTGTGCCC containing:
- the ELP5 gene encoding elongator complex protein 5 isoform X2, with the translated sequence MLDSLLALGGLVLLRDSVECEGRSLLKALIKKSALCGEQVHILGCEVSEEEFREGYDSDINSRLVYHNLFRDPLNWSKNGKAFPEGPLGALRALCRRTDPGPVTVALDSLSWLLLHLPCTILCQTLHALSHRSSCPDSSSSMERVRVLGLLHEELHGPGPVGALSSLAQVEVTLSGMLSQTSANILYRRPRQRPTHQTQCFSILPDFSLNLQGMSTLESQPHPDPPTTQTAGSAVLWARPGHQLHLLRARCL
- the ELP5 gene encoding elongator complex protein 5 isoform X1, which codes for MLDSLLALGGLVLLRDSVECEGRSLLKALIKKSALCGEQVHILGCEVSEEEFREGYDSDINSRLVYHNLFRDPLNWSKNGKAFPEGPLGALRALCRRTDPGPVTVALDSLSWLLLHLPCTILCQTLHALSHRSSCPDSSSSMERVRVLGLLHEELHGPGPVGALSSLAQVEVTLSGMLSQTSANILYRRPRQRPTHQTQCFSILPDFSLNLQGMSTLESQPHPDPPTTQADPTAHLTFNLRLSEKEKEAKDSLTLPFQFSSEKQQALLCSGPGQATSCIFYEPDAYDDLDHEDPDDDLDI